In Deefgea piscis, the DNA window CCCTGATTACATTGGGCGATAAAAGCAAAGTCATCGTCAAGCTGTGCCAATGTTTGGGCCAATTGCGGTGCTAATTGTTGCGGATCTTCACCGTCAATTTGTGCTTGTAGCGCCTGAATTTGCGCGTCGCGCTTTAAGACTTCAAAGCGCATCCGCACTTCATGCAGCCTATCGTAGAGCGTTTCTAATTTAGTCGCTTTATCAACCACATATTCTGGTGTCGTCACCTTGCCACAATCGTGCAACCAACACGCAATATGCAAAGCTTCGCGCTCGGTTTCACTTAAATTGAAATCTGCATATGGGCCATTTTGAGTTTCACATGCCGCATTAGCCAGCATTTTGGTGAGCTCAGGAACGCGCTGGCAATGGCCGCCGGTATACGGACTTTTGGCATCAATCGCACCAGCAATTAATTGAATAAACGCTTCAAGTAATACTTTTTGCTCTTCGATTAAACGCTGCGTATTGAGCGCTACTGCCGCGGTGCCAGACAGAGCAGTCACAAACGACAAGCGTTTGGCACTTATTGCGGTCTCGGCGTTCAGCAATAACGCCAACACCCCAAGCAATTGCCCCGTTTTATCTTTAAGCGGCACGCAAACCAATTGATAAGCGGCGGGCTCAGTAATCACAAAATTAAAATACAGTTGCACCTGCTCGCGAGTCAAAAGCATAGAGCTGGCTTGTTGCTGCAATAATTGCAATACCGGATGCGTCTGATCGGCATCGAGTTTAAGGGTGGCCAATTCGCCAAAGGCTTCACGAATTTGATCGTTATATTGAGCTTGTACTACTTCCAGTGTGCCTTGCTTGGGCTCCGCTAAATATAAAATACCGCAAGGCGCTAAAGCGGCTTTACGCATCTCACTGACAATCAACACCAGTAAACGCTGGAAATTCGTTTCCGCAGCCAATGCATTAGATAGATGTAAAAAGTCTTCAATCGTGCCCTTCATTTGATCCATCGATTTAGCTAGCGCAATAATCTCAGTGATCCGCGCATCCACCTGAATGGGCTCACTAAAATCAAAGCGCGCAATTCTTTGTGCTTCGCTATTGAGCTGAATTAATGGTCGCGACGCCATACGCGCTAACCACAAAGCCAAACTCACACCAAAGGCTAAAAGTAGGGCAGAAATCAATAAAGCATGATTGCGAATTTCAATTGCTGGGCCAAGTAATTCTGAATGCGGCGAAGCTAACCATAATTGCAACGGCACACCGCCAAGCACCGTAATGGATTGCTTGGAGGCCTCCCAATGCTCATTATCCACCGTCATCGTCGTGCTTTGGCCAGGGGCACGCTTAAAATGGTCCTCTTTTAATTGGCTTAGCAAATGACCATCAAATTCCGTCAGCAATGGCAGCCGCAATTGCCCTTGCTCTGCTTGTTTCATTTGAGGTAGCCCATCTTGGGTCAGCATCACCCCTTGCTCTGCCGTCATCAATAGAAATTTTGATCCCGGCGTTTCCTGATAATACGATAGGACTTCTTCAATCGTTTCTAAGCGAACATCCACCCCGACAACGGCAGTTTGCTGGTTTGCCGCAGTGGAAATCGTCACCCCTGCTTTATCGGTGGCATAAAAAACATAAGGCAAACTGCTTTGCACGCCAATTGTCGATATAGCCGCCTTAAACCAAGGGCGCGTTCGCGGATCAAATTGATAATCAGGATTAATTCGATTTTCAATTAAACGAAATTTCTGATCAAAAAATAAATAACGCCCAACAGCATGATCATCAGTAACTTCAATACTTTGCACTACCCACGCCGTATTTTTAGGTGGATTAAATCGTTGAATCAGTGCAACCTCATTGCGCCAAGGCCGTAATAAAAAAAAGTCGCCATTTTGATAGCCCACATATACCGCAGCCAAAGCCGGCCGTGTTCGCAATGCAGTCAATAAATACGGCATGCTTTCCAGTCTTTGCTCCAGCGTTGTTGCATGGACAATGCGTTGATCGGCCATTAATTCTGCCGTCACGGCGGCATTACGATAGAGATTATCCAAGTGATCGGTCGCCACTCGCGCAAAATTGTTCACTCTATTTTGCGCATTGAGCATTAATATTTTTTCTGTTGAGCTTTGAAAGAACCAAGTTGTTACCGCAGCAAATAACACCATTAAGCCGACAAAGAAATAACCAAGATGCAAATGAAATGGGATATGTTTCGACCTTTGTAACTGCGCGCTCATACCAGCAAGTCCCCTCTTTTTATTCTTTCTGCAATATTAAATCGGACGAAATACTAAATATCATATTAATACTGATCTCGAAAGAAAATCGAGATTATTCCACCGATGTCGACAGCCCCACTTGCCAGAGTCATGCTAAAATCACCTTTAAATTGATAGCAATTTAAGGCAGAACTGGCCTTTTCTCTTTATTTGAATGGAGCACTGCATGTCGTC includes these proteins:
- a CDS encoding HD domain-containing phosphohydrolase; protein product: MSAQLQRSKHIPFHLHLGYFFVGLMVLFAAVTTWFFQSSTEKILMLNAQNRVNNFARVATDHLDNLYRNAAVTAELMADQRIVHATTLEQRLESMPYLLTALRTRPALAAVYVGYQNGDFFLLRPWRNEVALIQRFNPPKNTAWVVQSIEVTDDHAVGRYLFFDQKFRLIENRINPDYQFDPRTRPWFKAAISTIGVQSSLPYVFYATDKAGVTISTAANQQTAVVGVDVRLETIEEVLSYYQETPGSKFLLMTAEQGVMLTQDGLPQMKQAEQGQLRLPLLTEFDGHLLSQLKEDHFKRAPGQSTTMTVDNEHWEASKQSITVLGGVPLQLWLASPHSELLGPAIEIRNHALLISALLLAFGVSLALWLARMASRPLIQLNSEAQRIARFDFSEPIQVDARITEIIALAKSMDQMKGTIEDFLHLSNALAAETNFQRLLVLIVSEMRKAALAPCGILYLAEPKQGTLEVVQAQYNDQIREAFGELATLKLDADQTHPVLQLLQQQASSMLLTREQVQLYFNFVITEPAAYQLVCVPLKDKTGQLLGVLALLLNAETAISAKRLSFVTALSGTAAVALNTQRLIEEQKVLLEAFIQLIAGAIDAKSPYTGGHCQRVPELTKMLANAACETQNGPYADFNLSETEREALHIACWLHDCGKVTTPEYVVDKATKLETLYDRLHEVRMRFEVLKRDAQIQALQAQIDGEDPQQLAPQLAQTLAQLDDDFAFIAQCNQGGEFMAEDKITRLNAIAKRQWLRTLDDRIGISHEEKSRKAREPAAELPVVESLLADKVEHQFSRSLREQMPDINPWGFQLNVPELLYNRGEIYNLSVARGTLSEEERYKINEHIVQTIIMLEKLPFPRHLQQVPEIAGGHHEKMDGTGYPRKLTQQQMSPLARMMAIADIFEALTAVDRPYKKGKLLSEAIRIMHSMVENQHIDRELFQLFLSSGVYLKYAKQFMQAEQIDMVAIEVYLPTPASAAL